Proteins encoded in a region of the Zunongwangia endophytica genome:
- a CDS encoding DUF3885 domain-containing protein has protein sequence MMKKKLEQKLNYLGSSIKLTDFNTIERGLKYHLRFELGDPFENGTKKRVKQATKRAIELFENHIEESSKLYILIYDLNDEMFARTPNYIHGILNTEQIKHEDYNEKLALRYFDHETEIEWTKGKLTIYLADRNDIPYSKIFNGIANTEMGFEPTVHQLVYFFQPKSKKWFWMYDDRGCLMFSDEVSDLKENLNKFDSWIVETQRSEMEKQFA, from the coding sequence ATGATGAAAAAAAAACTCGAACAAAAATTAAACTATTTAGGTTCGTCAATTAAACTGACTGATTTTAATACCATTGAACGTGGACTAAAATATCATTTGCGTTTTGAATTAGGCGACCCATTTGAAAACGGAACAAAAAAGCGTGTAAAACAAGCCACAAAACGTGCGATTGAATTGTTTGAAAACCATATCGAAGAAAGCTCTAAATTGTATATCCTGATTTATGACTTAAATGACGAAATGTTTGCTCGAACACCAAATTACATACACGGAATTTTAAATACGGAACAAATTAAGCACGAAGATTATAATGAAAAATTAGCACTACGTTATTTTGACCACGAAACGGAGATTGAATGGACGAAAGGGAAATTGACAATATATTTAGCAGATAGAAATGATATTCCCTATTCAAAGATATTTAATGGAATTGCGAATACCGAAATGGGATTTGAACCCACAGTTCATCAATTAGTTTACTTTTTTCAACCAAAATCCAAAAAATGGTTTTGGATGTATGACGATAGAGGTTGTTTAATGTTTAGCGATGAAGTTTCTGATTTGAAAGAAAATCTAAATAAATTTGACAGTTGGATAGTTGAAACGCAGAGAAGTGAAATGGAAAAACAGTTCGCGTAA
- a CDS encoding LA2681 family HEPN domain-containing protein: protein MNLTYEEILNLKDFNGFDPEQIVSLLGIIFENGREQQSVSDIKFGINLANEQNPIDFSNENKMIFHYNLANGWSYFQQLTQNLNSDEFWSFELEELEEQIINLRLAHLFSKDSTNSFKKCEILTNLGNLFSHIGRFSEAQLYWNSALKIDPKFAMAIGNIGFGLVHYSKILYDNGHQSLFYKFGYKHLKNALKSDIYEDAKKGFQDIINLLESRFNKESLTNIPNLNDYSIGDSKLEKEYRTWCLTNHLFLNPLNDIVIENIAGHDCLLLPSITLKFDEPPVYQTIFNQIKQEFVSARHLLFEGLNHKELHFSDKDNLQIDILDYAVYSYSSEKVKTSFRLCYSILDKIGYLINDYLKLGFKPEQVSFRGIWSYYDKKTKTKKMNEKIVATQNWAFRGLYWLSKDLYVKNSSFSDPIEPEAKELAQIRNFIEHKSFKIVEFGKNGLFDNGLTYVIEREEFERKTLNLFKLIRASMIYLSLGINLEEKKKKFTKPILPIEFVKLEDEFKR, encoded by the coding sequence GTGAATTTAACATACGAAGAAATATTAAACCTTAAGGACTTTAATGGTTTTGACCCTGAACAGATTGTTTCTTTGCTTGGAATAATATTTGAAAATGGCAGAGAACAACAAAGTGTTAGTGATATTAAATTTGGAATAAATTTAGCAAACGAACAGAACCCTATTGACTTTTCAAATGAGAATAAAATGATTTTTCATTATAATCTTGCAAATGGATGGTCATATTTTCAACAATTGACACAAAACTTAAATTCAGATGAATTTTGGAGTTTTGAATTAGAAGAGCTTGAAGAGCAAATAATAAATTTAAGATTAGCTCATTTGTTTTCAAAAGATAGTACTAATAGTTTTAAGAAATGTGAAATTCTAACAAACTTGGGAAATCTATTTAGTCATATTGGTCGTTTTTCAGAAGCTCAATTATATTGGAATTCAGCATTAAAAATAGACCCAAAATTTGCAATGGCAATTGGAAATATTGGTTTTGGTTTAGTTCATTATTCCAAGATCTTATATGATAATGGGCATCAATCTTTGTTCTACAAATTTGGCTACAAACATTTGAAAAATGCATTAAAATCAGATATTTACGAAGATGCTAAAAAAGGTTTTCAAGATATTATTAATTTATTAGAATCTAGATTTAACAAAGAAAGCCTAACAAATATTCCAAACTTAAACGATTATTCAATTGGAGATTCAAAACTTGAAAAAGAATACAGAACTTGGTGTTTAACAAATCATCTTTTCTTAAATCCACTTAATGATATTGTAATCGAAAATATTGCAGGACACGATTGCCTACTTCTTCCATCAATAACATTAAAATTTGATGAACCACCAGTTTATCAAACTATTTTCAATCAAATCAAACAAGAGTTTGTTTCAGCAAGGCATTTATTATTTGAAGGTTTAAATCATAAGGAACTTCATTTTTCAGATAAAGATAATTTACAAATTGACATATTAGATTATGCGGTTTATTCTTATAGTAGCGAAAAAGTAAAAACATCTTTTAGGTTATGTTATTCGATTTTAGATAAAATTGGCTACTTAATAAATGACTATTTAAAACTTGGATTTAAACCAGAACAAGTTTCATTTAGAGGTATTTGGTCTTATTATGACAAGAAAACAAAAACAAAAAAAATGAATGAAAAAATTGTTGCAACTCAAAATTGGGCTTTTAGAGGTCTTTATTGGTTAAGCAAAGATTTATATGTCAAAAATTCATCCTTTTCTGACCCTATAGAACCAGAAGCGAAAGAATTAGCACAAATTAGAAATTTCATAGAACACAAATCTTTTAAAATTGTGGAATTTGGAAAAAATGGACTTTTTGATAATGGACTGACTTATGTAATAGAAAGAGAAGAGTTTGAAAGAAAGACATTAAATTTATTTAAGCTAATCCGAGCAAGTATGATTTATCTATCGTTAGGAATCAATTTAGAAGAAAAAAAGAAAAAATTCACAAAACCAATTCTTCCGATTGAGTTTGTAAAATTAGAAGATGAATTTAAAAGATAA
- a CDS encoding transposase: MYKNDRVIRRYSESFKLKILDELTAGKLNKYQLGKAYGIAPTTINEWIRKYNRKDLMNTRVTVKTKDEITRIKQLQKEIEQLKKLLLKKDIDALIEDSYLEVAAEQLGYKSVLELKKKLSIKP; encoded by the coding sequence ATGTATAAAAATGACAGAGTAATCAGACGGTATTCCGAATCGTTCAAACTAAAAATTTTAGACGAACTTACGGCAGGAAAATTAAACAAGTATCAACTAGGTAAAGCTTACGGTATTGCTCCAACAACCATAAACGAGTGGATCAGGAAATATAACCGTAAAGACCTTATGAACACCAGAGTGACTGTGAAAACAAAAGATGAGATTACACGCATCAAACAGCTTCAAAAAGAAATTGAACAGCTGAAGAAACTTCTTTTGAAAAAGGATATAGACGCCCTTATAGAAGATTCTTATCTTGAAGTGGCAGCAGAACAGCTGGGCTATAAATCAGTGCTTGAACTTAAAAAAAAACTAAGTATCAAGCCTTGA
- a CDS encoding IS3 family transposase produces MIKAKENAKGSATLSAITACFGLKRDAYYKYKSREDKRLKIEKKVIDIVKKKRRSLPREGVRKLARSLSKEFTNADLKIGRDTLFNILRKHNMLTLRKKYSSRTTNSLHRFYKYKNIIKDVETTRPNQVWVSDITYIRTIKGFCYLALITDMHSRKIVGYDISDSLELKGCVRALNKALYQAKDIDALIHHSDRGIQYCSNVYTQILKRNDIRISMTEENHCYENAMAERVNGILKDEFYLDQTFDSLQHAKRATKNAINLYNEIRLHLSLDYKTPNMVYKLTA; encoded by the coding sequence TTGATCAAAGCAAAAGAGAACGCTAAAGGATCTGCTACTCTTTCAGCTATAACAGCTTGTTTTGGCCTTAAACGGGATGCATACTACAAATACAAAAGTAGAGAGGACAAACGTTTGAAAATAGAGAAAAAAGTTATTGATATAGTCAAGAAAAAGCGCAGATCACTTCCCAGAGAAGGGGTTAGAAAACTTGCCAGATCACTGAGCAAAGAGTTTACAAATGCCGATTTAAAAATAGGCAGGGATACCTTATTCAACATTCTTAGAAAACACAATATGCTGACACTTAGAAAAAAATACAGCTCTAGAACAACGAACTCATTACACAGGTTCTACAAGTATAAGAATATCATTAAAGATGTAGAAACAACTAGACCAAACCAAGTATGGGTGAGCGATATCACTTACATCAGAACTATAAAAGGCTTTTGTTACCTAGCACTCATTACAGATATGCATAGTCGCAAAATTGTTGGCTATGACATCAGCGACAGCTTGGAACTCAAAGGATGTGTAAGAGCTTTGAATAAAGCTTTATATCAAGCTAAAGATATTGACGCACTTATACACCATTCAGACCGAGGTATTCAGTATTGCAGCAATGTATACACACAGATCCTTAAAAGAAATGACATAAGAATCAGTATGACCGAAGAGAACCATTGCTACGAAAACGCGATGGCAGAACGTGTAAATGGCATATTAAAAGACGAGTTCTATCTCGACCAGACCTTTGATAGCCTACAACACGCTAAGAGAGCTACAAAAAATGCAATTAATTTGTATAATGAAATAAGATTACATTTATCTTTAGACTATAAAACACCAAATATGGTTTATAAATTAACAGCTTAA
- a CDS encoding LysE family translocator, with protein sequence MIGIENLFAFMVTALFFIMTPGIDTIFVLNKSIAQGRKSGVYATLGVNAGVLTHTLFAALGLSVIIANSAYAFTIIKYVGVFYLTYLGFLKFKNRKDFLPTNDEKKVQEKGKNDFWSGFLTNTLNPKVALFFLAFFPQFINPTQMENPVPFIILGLAYALIGIVWFFILTVFASVFSQKIKNNPNAGLWLNKLSGFVFILMGIKIALSEN encoded by the coding sequence ATGATTGGAATCGAAAACTTATTCGCTTTTATGGTAACGGCTTTATTTTTCATAATGACGCCAGGAATTGATACGATATTTGTTTTGAACAAGTCTATCGCTCAAGGTCGGAAATCAGGGGTTTATGCCACTTTGGGCGTGAATGCAGGTGTTTTAACTCACACTTTATTTGCCGCATTGGGATTGTCTGTCATTATTGCCAATTCAGCATACGCATTTACTATAATTAAATATGTAGGTGTTTTTTATTTAACCTACTTGGGATTTTTGAAGTTTAAAAATAGAAAGGATTTTTTGCCTACAAATGATGAAAAGAAAGTACAAGAAAAGGGGAAAAATGATTTTTGGTCTGGATTTTTAACAAATACATTAAATCCGAAAGTTGCATTATTCTTCTTGGCATTTTTTCCTCAATTTATCAATCCAACTCAAATGGAAAACCCTGTTCCGTTTATTATATTGGGTCTTGCTTATGCATTAATTGGAATTGTTTGGTTTTTTATTTTGACGGTATTTGCCAGTGTTTTTTCTCAAAAAATCAAGAACAATCCAAATGCTGGTCTATGGTTAAATAAATTAAGTGGATTTGTATTTATTCTAATGGGAATAAAAATTGCATTAAGTGAAAATTAA
- a CDS encoding LysR family transcriptional regulator, which yields MTIQQIKYFLELAKELHFWKTAEKVFISQSSLSRQIQALEDEVGIKLFERDKRNVKLTNAGKFLQEHWTDKINEFDQILRQAKKIDAGNLGTVSITYPGSITFEFLPNFLKILNTNLPDLKLELTEPTDENHEKLLLDYRTDIAFSRDKIKNGNIDTLKLYSEPICLVVPNNHWIKEKTFNNIADLQNEKFIISGLHQTTFFASLLRSLFDKYGFEPKTTIESDFGGMILSLVSKEIGISILPLSFKSAKVQNLRFIKFDEKIDLYVNWRKNELNKTIKKVVEYAETV from the coding sequence ATGACGATTCAACAAATTAAATATTTTTTAGAACTTGCTAAAGAACTCCATTTTTGGAAAACAGCGGAAAAAGTTTTTATCTCTCAATCTTCATTAAGCCGACAAATTCAAGCTTTAGAAGATGAAGTGGGAATAAAGCTTTTTGAACGGGATAAAAGGAATGTGAAATTAACAAATGCGGGCAAATTTCTTCAAGAGCATTGGACAGATAAAATAAATGAATTTGACCAAATATTAAGGCAAGCTAAAAAGATTGATGCGGGTAATTTAGGAACTGTTTCCATAACGTATCCCGGTTCTATAACATTTGAATTTTTACCTAACTTTTTAAAGATTTTAAATACTAATTTACCTGACCTTAAATTAGAGCTGACAGAACCTACAGATGAAAATCACGAAAAATTATTATTGGACTATCGTACGGATATAGCTTTTAGTAGGGATAAAATTAAAAATGGAAATATTGATACTTTAAAATTATATTCAGAACCCATTTGTTTGGTTGTTCCAAATAATCATTGGATAAAGGAAAAGACGTTTAATAACATAGCTGATCTACAAAATGAAAAATTTATTATTTCAGGATTACATCAGACAACATTTTTTGCTTCTTTGCTGAGAAGCTTGTTTGATAAATATGGATTTGAACCAAAAACAACAATTGAGTCAGATTTTGGCGGTATGATATTAAGTCTAGTTTCTAAAGAAATAGGGATTTCAATTCTACCACTTTCATTTAAATCTGCTAAGGTTCAAAATTTACGATTTATCAAATTTGATGAAAAAATTGATTTGTATGTAAATTGGAGAAAAAACGAACTTAATAAAACCATAAAAAAAGTCGTTGAATATGCAGAAACTGTGTGA
- a CDS encoding HEAT repeat domain-containing protein — translation MKKYIIILGTFLISIASFGQNIDEFKKDFKKATETEFSESELNEMFRTYSNLLTPHSDITQLTASFKNERIVQYPLSEFKETDDYKYNIQSLLNSENPNQRLLSYLVIAGAGDKNYEKTLLEKLKTEETKGNLIWSGMALMYLQTSHTTPLFDFLIENENFGDSHMIPMYFQLNKDSLQNTAYNRINSTNLKAKILSAQLLSKTGKNEKTEKLLLDAVKNWDYNIKGYAIYSVKELEMGNLKETFVPLLDSIKTRPIAIEALANSPTKEDVGYLKQLANSEKVVSKDILNGFLESKNPESVKYWLELVSSREIPEKYYFNTLRKPLLFSDELLNDVQTTLKTTKHLTIQKTLIKVLEGREDSVSEEILLNYIDNDDSSVRYWTVDALKNTKSKIVIEKLVELLKNPGKRVSPITHILINNEIDTLQNVYTNIYNTYESSEWKRTAIEYLSKFPKEEHKGILKDVIYNKDSGFSMNRNASIGLANLNDKSSIDRIIEISEKEREGSDGNCQAYLRALSKIKGEKAKKYILSFENSESEYISELVKEIIAEW, via the coding sequence ATGAAGAAATACATCATAATTTTAGGAACATTTTTAATTTCAATCGCTTCATTCGGACAGAATATTGACGAATTTAAAAAGGATTTTAAAAAAGCCACCGAAACTGAATTTAGCGAATCCGAATTGAATGAAATGTTCAGAACATATTCAAATTTACTAACACCTCATAGTGACATAACTCAACTTACTGCAAGTTTCAAAAATGAACGAATAGTTCAATATCCACTTTCCGAATTTAAAGAAACAGACGATTATAAATACAATATCCAAAGTCTACTAAATTCAGAAAACCCAAACCAAAGACTACTTTCTTATTTAGTAATTGCTGGAGCTGGAGATAAGAATTATGAAAAGACACTTTTAGAAAAACTAAAAACAGAGGAAACTAAAGGAAACTTAATTTGGTCTGGAATGGCATTAATGTATTTACAAACAAGCCATACAACACCTCTTTTTGACTTTTTAATTGAGAACGAGAATTTTGGAGATAGTCATATGATTCCGATGTATTTCCAACTAAACAAAGACTCACTTCAAAATACCGCTTACAACAGAATTAATAGCACAAACCTAAAAGCTAAAATTCTTTCTGCACAATTACTTTCAAAAACCGGAAAGAATGAAAAAACTGAAAAGCTATTACTTGATGCGGTAAAGAATTGGGATTATAACATAAAAGGTTATGCAATATATTCTGTGAAAGAATTAGAAATGGGGAATCTAAAAGAGACTTTTGTTCCTTTATTAGACAGTATAAAAACTCGTCCTATTGCTATTGAAGCGTTGGCAAATAGTCCAACAAAAGAAGATGTGGGTTATTTAAAACAACTTGCTAATTCAGAAAAAGTTGTTTCTAAAGACATTTTAAACGGCTTTTTAGAATCAAAAAATCCAGAAAGTGTCAAATATTGGCTTGAACTTGTTTCAAGCCGAGAAATCCCTGAAAAGTACTATTTCAATACTTTAAGAAAACCGCTTCTATTCTCTGACGAATTGTTAAATGATGTTCAAACAACTTTAAAAACAACAAAACATCTAACGATTCAAAAAACGTTGATTAAGGTTCTTGAAGGACGAGAAGATTCCGTATCTGAAGAAATACTTTTGAACTATATAGACAATGACGATTCATCAGTTCGATATTGGACTGTGGACGCTCTAAAAAATACTAAATCAAAAATAGTAATTGAAAAACTTGTTGAGCTACTAAAAAACCCCGGAAAGCGAGTTTCACCAATTACACATATCCTAATTAATAATGAGATAGATACACTTCAAAACGTTTATACAAATATTTATAATACTTATGAAAGTTCGGAATGGAAAAGAACAGCGATTGAGTATTTATCTAAATTCCCAAAAGAAGAACATAAAGGAATTTTAAAAGATGTTATCTACAATAAAGATTCGGGATTTTCAATGAACCGAAATGCATCAATTGGACTTGCAAACCTAAATGATAAAAGTTCAATTGACCGAATTATTGAGATAAGCGAAAAAGAAAGAGAAGGAAGTGATGGAAATTGTCAAGCTTACTTGAGAGCATTATCAAAAATAAAAGGAGAAAAAGCGAAGAAATATATATTATCATTTGAAAATAGTGAATCTGAATATATTTCGGAATTAGTGAAAGAAATAATAGCAGAATGGTAG